The following coding sequences are from one Hymenobacter sp. DG25A window:
- a CDS encoding aspartate aminotransferase family protein, which produces MELFNVYPLVNITPVKALGAKLWDDKGQEYLDFYGGHAVISIGHSHPHYVQRLTEQLQNIGFYSNSVQIPIQQELAHKLGQVSGYEEYSLFLCNSGAEANENALKLASFHTGKKRVVAFKGAFHGRTSGAVAATDNPKIVAPFNADHAISFVEYDLAAVEQVLQGGDVCAAIIEPIQGVGGIIMPSDEFLTGLAALCKQYGALLIADEVQSGYGRSGKFFAHQHAGIRPDVISVAKGMGNGFPIGGILIAPELKASYGLLGTTFGGNHLACAAALAVLEVIEQENLLAHATEMGHYLRSELEANAGAEEIRGRGLMVGIKYDFPIKDVRDKLLSEHHIFVGNASDPTVLRLLPPLNISKAEVDRFLQALYTLVALSSSSAHERSEYVEPHR; this is translated from the coding sequence ATGGAGCTTTTCAACGTATATCCGCTCGTCAACATCACGCCGGTAAAGGCGCTGGGGGCAAAACTCTGGGACGATAAGGGCCAGGAATACCTGGATTTCTACGGCGGCCACGCCGTTATTTCCATCGGCCACAGCCATCCGCACTATGTGCAGCGCCTCACCGAGCAGTTGCAGAACATCGGTTTCTACTCCAATTCGGTGCAGATCCCGATTCAGCAGGAGCTGGCGCACAAGCTGGGGCAGGTATCGGGCTACGAAGAATACTCGCTGTTCCTGTGCAACTCCGGCGCCGAGGCCAACGAGAATGCCCTGAAGTTGGCGTCCTTCCACACCGGTAAAAAACGCGTGGTAGCCTTTAAAGGCGCTTTCCACGGCCGTACGTCCGGTGCGGTAGCCGCTACCGATAATCCAAAAATCGTAGCCCCCTTTAATGCTGACCACGCCATTTCCTTTGTGGAATACGACCTGGCGGCGGTAGAGCAGGTGCTGCAGGGCGGCGACGTTTGTGCGGCTATTATCGAGCCCATTCAAGGGGTAGGCGGCATCATCATGCCTTCTGATGAGTTCCTGACTGGCTTAGCCGCGCTGTGCAAGCAGTACGGCGCGCTGCTGATTGCTGATGAAGTGCAGAGCGGCTACGGCCGTAGCGGCAAGTTCTTCGCGCATCAGCACGCCGGCATCCGCCCCGATGTCATTTCGGTGGCGAAAGGCATGGGCAACGGCTTCCCCATCGGCGGCATCCTGATTGCGCCGGAGTTGAAAGCCTCCTACGGCCTGCTGGGCACCACTTTCGGCGGCAACCACCTGGCCTGCGCCGCCGCCCTAGCCGTGCTGGAAGTTATTGAGCAGGAAAACCTGCTGGCCCATGCTACTGAAATGGGCCACTACCTTCGCTCGGAGCTGGAAGCCAATGCCGGGGCTGAGGAAATCCGGGGCCGGGGCCTGATGGTGGGCATTAAATACGACTTTCCCATCAAAGACGTGCGCGACAAGCTGCTGTCGGAACACCACATTTTCGTGGGCAATGCCTCCGATCCTACGGTCCTCCGGCTGCTGCCGCCGCTGAACATCTCGAAAGCGGAGGTTGATCGGTTTTTGCAGGCGCTGTATACACTTGTAGCGCTGAGCTCCAGCTCGGCGCACGAGCGCAGCGAGTATGTGGAACCGCACCGTTAG